Proteins encoded together in one Miscanthus floridulus cultivar M001 chromosome 16, ASM1932011v1, whole genome shotgun sequence window:
- the LOC136511458 gene encoding RING-H2 finger protein ATL32-like: protein MSTTLGSGSLSLAAGASAPPEVEGHWAPHGAVLTACVVGINVLVILLIFGFFWRFFSGKGGPPSTSDDGAEDEDEDSLPVASPWASRHRHDDRLGVQSTPVEDVASSLPVSVYSSAGSGAEEGGGKAPECAVCIVELRDGDSVHVLPRCGHRFHADCVGAWLRLHATCPLCRGRVVAPAAAAVADASRNAKDHDDNVAADDCPV, encoded by the coding sequence ATGTCCACTACGCTCGGGAGCGGCAGTCTTAGCCTGGCTGCCGGTGCGTCGGCGCCGCCGGAGGTGGAAGGCCACTGGGCGCCGCACGGCGCGGTGCTGACGGCCTGCGTCGTGGGCATCAACGTGCTGGTGATCCTCCTCATCTTCGGTTTCTTCTGGCGGTTCTTCTCTGGGAAAGGTGGGCCGCCGTCCACGTCAGACGACGGCGCCGAAGACGAAGACGAGGACTCGCTGCCCGTGGCCTCGCCGTGGGCGTCCCGTCACCGGCACGATGACCGCCTCGGCGTGCAGTCGACGCCGGTGGAAGACGTGGCGTCGTCCCTGCCCGTGTCCGTGTACTCCAGCGCCGGCTCCGGCGCCGAGGAAGGAGGAGGGAAGGCTCCCGAGTGCGCGGTGTGCATCGTGGAGCTGCGCGACGGCGACTCGGTGCACGTCCTCCCGCGGTGCGGGCACCGGTTCCACGCCGACTGCGTGGGCGCGTGGCTGCGGCTCCACGCCACGTGCCCGCTCTGCCGCGGCAGAGtcgtcgcccccgccgccgcggccgtcgCTGACGCGTCCAGGAACGCCAAGGACCACGACGACAACGTCGCCGCGGATGATTGTCCCGTGTGA